The Phoenix dactylifera cultivar Barhee BC4 chromosome 9, palm_55x_up_171113_PBpolish2nd_filt_p, whole genome shotgun sequence genome window below encodes:
- the LOC120112033 gene encoding putative germin-like protein 2-1, producing the protein MGSHFLFLALLALASSHAIASDPSQLQDFCVADRESDVFVNGFVCKDPKMAKAEDFFFWGLDKPRDTGNKLGSNVTQVNVNQIPGLNTLGISLARLDFAPYGVNPPHTHPRGTEILTVLEGTLYVGFVTSNPNQLFTKVLHEGDVFVFPQGLIHFQFNNGKNGAVAIAGLSSQNPGVITIANAVFGAKPPISDDVLAKAFQLDKKTVDWLQAQFWMDNNN; encoded by the exons ATGGGTTCCCATTTCCTCTTCCTTGCTCTTCTTGCTCTGGCTTCATCTCATGCCATTGCTTCTGATCCTAGTCAACTCCAAGACTTCTGTGTCGCTGATCGTGAATCAGATG TGTTTGTGAATGGGTTCGTCTGCAAGGACCCGAAGATGGCCAAAGCCGAAGATTTCTTCTTCTGGGGACTTGACAAGCCCCGTGACACGGGAAACAAGCTTGGGTCTAATGTGACCCAAGTAAATGTGAACCAAATTCCTGGACTCAACACCCTTGGCATCTCGCTAGCTCGCCTAGACTTTGCACCCTACGGTGTCAACCCTCCTCACACCCATCCAAGAGGAACTGAGATCCTCACAGTGCTAGAAGGCACGCTCTACGTCGGCTTCGTTACTTCCAACCCCAACCAGCTCTTCACCAAGGTCCTTCACGAGGGTGATGTGTTCGTATTTCCTCAAGGTCTCATCCACTTCCAATTCAACAACGGCAAGAACGGTGCCGTTGCCATTGCTGGTCTGAGCAGCCAGAACCCTGGTGTGATCACCATAGCCAATGCGGTCTTTGGAGCGAAGCCACCCATCTCTGATGACGTTCTTGCCAAGGCCTTTCAACTGGACAAAAAGACTGTGGATTGGCTCCAGGCTCAATTCTGGATGGACAACAACAACTAG